A window from Marinagarivorans cellulosilyticus encodes these proteins:
- a CDS encoding cryptochrome/photolyase family protein, whose product MTTLVWFTHDLRLSDNPALHAAAKLGDAILPVYLVDTTNPAGHSGASLWWLHHSLIALDQQLQTLGGKLLIHLGTTESLLTLAKQHQCEHIHFSCAHEPWLAKQQKQLQQAALEHDITCRQFAGQLLLEPSTLFNKQGTPFKVFTPFYKTAVAQLGQPTAVKMPKNYQWHPHKHSASSTLKKLKWLPQKPNWAKAFKHHWQPGEAGAHLRLASVIEQLQNYNVERDIPSSDGTSMLSPHLHFGEISPRQIWQTVSTHFPSGEAAPYLRQLFWRDFSYYLVHHFEHMIKEPFKAKFDKFPWQKPTGNTLEKWQQGQTGYPLVDAGMRQLWQTGWMHNRVRMVVASFLTKHLQLHWQHGADWFWDTLLDADLANNTAGWQWVAGCGADAAPYFRIFNPITQSEKFDKHGDYIRAYVPELAKLPAKFIHAPWLAPEAELKAAGVVIGQDYPAPMVDHKTARETALAAYASLNLG is encoded by the coding sequence ATGACAACTCTCGTTTGGTTTACCCACGATTTACGCTTAAGCGATAACCCTGCACTGCACGCTGCAGCAAAGCTAGGCGATGCCATTTTGCCGGTATACCTTGTCGATACCACTAACCCAGCAGGCCATAGTGGGGCCAGTTTGTGGTGGCTACACCACAGCTTAATCGCCCTTGATCAGCAACTGCAGACACTAGGCGGCAAATTGCTAATACACCTTGGCACCACCGAAAGCTTACTCACCTTAGCGAAACAACACCAATGTGAACACATTCATTTTAGCTGCGCTCACGAGCCTTGGCTGGCAAAACAGCAAAAACAACTACAGCAAGCCGCGTTAGAACACGATATTACCTGCCGCCAGTTTGCAGGCCAACTTTTGCTGGAGCCCAGCACGCTATTTAATAAGCAAGGCACCCCTTTCAAGGTATTCACGCCCTTTTACAAAACGGCGGTGGCCCAGCTTGGCCAGCCTACAGCAGTGAAGATGCCAAAAAACTACCAATGGCACCCTCACAAGCACAGTGCCAGTAGCACACTTAAAAAGCTGAAATGGCTACCCCAAAAGCCCAATTGGGCCAAAGCATTTAAACACCACTGGCAACCCGGTGAAGCTGGCGCACATTTGCGCCTAGCAAGTGTTATAGAGCAACTGCAAAACTACAATGTAGAGCGCGATATTCCCAGCAGTGATGGCACCTCGATGCTATCGCCGCATTTACATTTCGGCGAAATTAGCCCCCGTCAAATATGGCAAACAGTAAGCACACACTTCCCCTCAGGCGAAGCCGCGCCCTATTTGCGACAGTTATTCTGGCGCGACTTTAGCTACTACTTAGTTCACCACTTCGAGCACATGATTAAGGAGCCCTTCAAAGCCAAATTTGACAAGTTCCCTTGGCAAAAGCCAACCGGTAATACGCTAGAAAAGTGGCAACAAGGGCAAACAGGCTACCCTTTAGTGGATGCGGGAATGCGCCAGCTTTGGCAAACAGGCTGGATGCATAACCGTGTGCGCATGGTGGTAGCATCTTTTTTAACCAAGCATTTACAACTGCACTGGCAGCACGGTGCCGACTGGTTTTGGGATACCCTGCTAGATGCCGACCTGGCGAATAATACCGCCGGTTGGCAGTGGGTAGCCGGCTGCGGTGCCGATGCTGCGCCCTACTTTCGTATATTCAACCCCATAACCCAAAGCGAAAAGTTTGATAAACACGGCGATTACATTCGCGCTTACGTGCCAGAGCTTGCCAAACTGCCCGCAAAATTTATTCACGCCCCCTGGCTGGCCCCCGAAGCAGAGCTGAAAGCGGCCGGTGTTGTTATCGGGCAAGATTACCCAGCGCCAATGGTCGACCACAAAACAGCCCGCGAAACC